The Limibacillus sp. genomic sequence CTCCAACCGGATGAGCGACACCGCCGTCACCATGGGCAAGTTGATGTAATCACCGCCGAGGAGCGCGGCAGTCCGGCGCGGAAGATGGAGCACGCCATGCAGGCGAACCCGATCAACATACGGGCCATCGACCACATCGTCTTGCGGGTCGCCGACGTGGAGCGGGTCACCGCCTTCTACCGCGACCTGCTCGGCTGTCGCGTCGAGAAGGTCCAGGCCGACCTGGGCCTCATCCAACTGCGGGCGGGCGACAGCCTGATCGATCTCGTCGATCTGGCGGGCCCTCTCGGCGAGAAGGGCGGCGCCGGACCGGGAGCGGAGGGGCGCAACCTCGATCACCTCTGCCTGCGCCTCCTGCCCTTTGACAGAAAAGCCATTCTGGCGTGGCTGGAAGACGCGGGGCTGGAGCCCGGCGACTGGGCCGAACGCTACGGCGCGGACGGCAGGGGCCCCTCGGTCTATATCGCCGATCCGGAAGGAAACATCGTTGAATTAAAAGGGCCGCCGGGGGCCTGACCCGTCTTTTTGGGGTCGGACGAAGCGGGTCACGCTTTAAGAGGAGGAAATGAAGCCATGCGAGTCACACAGCGCGTCAAACGCATCCTGAGCAACTACGAGAGCGACAACCCCGGCACCAAGACCAACCTTGCGCGCATCCTGATGCAGGGCAAGCTGGGCGGCACCGGACGCATGGTGATCCT encodes the following:
- a CDS encoding VOC family protein: MQANPINIRAIDHIVLRVADVERVTAFYRDLLGCRVEKVQADLGLIQLRAGDSLIDLVDLAGPLGEKGGAGPGAEGRNLDHLCLRLLPFDRKAILAWLEDAGLEPGDWAERYGADGRGPSVYIADPEGNIVELKGPPGA